The stretch of DNA TGATCTGTCTGCAGCCTGCTCGGGATTCGTGTATAGTCTCGCTACCGCCAATAACTTTATTGGCAGTGGGATGTATAACAATGCATTGGTTATCGGGGCAGACACCTTGTCTCGTATTACTGATTATAATGACCGCAACACCTGTGTGCTGTTCGGTGATGGGGCAGGAGCAGTAGTTCTTGGTCCCGTGCCGGAAGGCCGCGGCTTTAAATCCTTTGATTTAGGTGCTGAAGGCGCAGGGGGAAATCTGCTTAAGCTGGAAGCTGGCGGTTCCAGACTTCCTTCATCTGAAGATACGGTGAAGGAAGGCAAGCATTATATTTATATGAATGGCCGGGAAGTGTTCAAGTTCGCAGTTCGGGTCATGGGCGCTGCAACAGATGAGGTTCTGCGCAAGGCTGGGCTGGCCAAAGAGGATATCGATTTGTTTGTTCCGCATCAGGCGAACATTCGGATTATTCAATCTGCTATGCAGCGTTTGAATCTGCCGGAAGAGAAGTGCGTAATTAATGTAGATAAGTACGCCAATACCTCTGCAGCTTCAATTCCTTTGGCTTTGGTTGAAGCGGCTGAAGAAGGCCGGATTCAGGAAGGCGATAAGGTGCTGCTGGTTGGTTTCGGCGGCGGCTTGACCTGGGGAGCTTCTACGTTGGTATGGTAACCCTTGTGTGAACAAAACGGCTATCTTTATCTCTTATAGAGCAGCTTGACAGGACAAAGGATTGGGAGTGAAGCAATTCATATGGGTAAGATTGCATTTATATTTCCGGGACAAGGGTCTCAAGCTGTGGGGATGGGCAAGGATGTTTATGAAGCGGTCCCTTCAGCAAGAGAGACTTTCGAAGGCGCAAACCGGGTCCTTGGATTTGCATTAACAGATTTAATCTTCGAAGGCCCGGAAGGTGATCTCAAGCAGACCGCCAACACGCAGCCGGCTCTATTAACCACAAGTTATGCTTTGTATCAGGCACTGGCAGCCCAAGGCGTGCAGCCTGATTATGTAGCAGGACACAGCTTGGGAGAATATTCGGCATTAACAGCCGCAGGCGTACTGAGCTTTGAAGAGGCTGTCTCGGTTGTGCGGGCACGTGGTGAGTTTATGGAACAGGCTGTCCCAGGCGGGCAAGGCGCTATGGCGGCCGTGCTCGGAGGCGACCGTAAGGCACTGGCAGCGCTTTGTGCTGAAATTACGGCTTCCGGTCAGCTCGTCGAGCTGGCTAATATCAACTGTCCCGGACAAATTGTCATTTCTGGCAGCAAGGAAGGCGTGGATACGGCGGCACAGCGCATTAAGGAAATTGGTGCCAAGCGTGCGATTCTGCTTGAAGTGAGCGGACCTTTCCACTCCTCACTGATGAAGGGAGCTGCAGAGAAACTCCAAGAGAAGCTGGGACAAGTACAGTTCCGTAATGCGGATATTCCCGTAATTGCGAATGTTACAGCTCGTGAAACCCAGAGCGCTGAAGAAATTTCTCAGCTGCTCACTCTGCAGGTCTATTCCCCTGTTCTCTGGGACGATAGTGTTAGAAGCTTGATCTCGCTCGGGGTAGATACTTTCGTGGAAATCGGGCCTGGAGCTGTTCTCACAGGGCTGGTGAAGAAGATCGACAAGAGCGTTCGTACCTTGAATGTAAACGGCTTGGAGAGCTTGCAGCAGGTAGTAGAAGAGCTCAAGGCTTAGGGCTTGGTTTAACTATAGATTTTTCGCGTAAGCATGGGCCCGTGTAAATGCCATTTATTCGGATTTCCGGCTGCAGCAGCACCTTGGCGATGAAGTATCATCTAATCCATGATCTCGTCGTCTGAAGGAGCCGCTTACCCTAGGCATTCGCTTAGGTGGGCTGTAATTCGTATTATTTCATGAAGGGAGGAGAACTTATGAGCAAACCTCTTTCTGGAAAATCTGCTCTTGTTACTGGCGCTTCACGGGGCATTGGGCGCAGCATTGCGCTGGCTTTGGCCGAGGCAGGTGCCAATGTGGCCGTGAATTATGCGGGTAACGAGGAGGCTGCAGCCAAGGTAGTTGCCGAGATCGAAGCTCTAGGTGCTAAGGCGTTTGCCATCAAGGCGCATGTTGGCGACTTGAAGCAATTTGATGCCATGGTAGCTGGAGTTGTAGAGGCTTGGGGCAGTATTGACGTCCTGGTGAATAATGCAGGGATTACAAGAGACAATTTAATTATGCGAATGAAGGAAGAGGATTTCGACCAGGTTATTGAGACGAACCTGAAGGGTGTCTTCAATGGCATTAAAGCTGTAACTCGTCCGATGATGAAACAGCGTTCTGGCCGGATTATCAATATTTCTTCCGTGGTTGGCGTTCTTGGCAATGCTGGACAGGCCAATTATGTGGCAGCCAAGGCGGGTGTAATCGGACTGACAAAATCTTCGGCCCGGGAACTTGCTTCCCGGCAGATCACCGTGAACTGTGTCGCTCCGGGCTTTATTGAGACGGATATGACAAATGAGCTTCCGGAGGATTTGCGTGCTAAGATGTTGGAGGATATTCCGCTATCACGTCTAGGTCAGCCGGAGGAAGTTGCCAAGGTCGTGCTGTTCCTGGCCTCTGAAGATGCCAGCTACATGACGGGTCAAACCCTGCATGTAGACGGCGGGATGTACATGTAATTCCGCTTGTCTGGGGACACTTATGCTGGACTATGGCATTTTAACTTCAATTCTCGTATAATACCATGGAGGAGGTGAACCGGATGTCCGATGTATTGGAGCGTGTAAAACGCATCGTAGTAGACCGCTTGGGCGCTGATGAAGCTGAAGTCACACTGGAGGCTTCATTCAAAGACGACCTAGGGGCTGATTCCCTCGACGTTGTTGAATTGGTCATGGAATTGGAAGACGAATTCGATCTGGAAATTTCAGATGAAGATGCAGAGAAGATTACGACCGTAGGTGAAGTTGTGAATTACATACAATCACATACCTAAGTCATTCAAAGTCCCGTACCTCCTTTTGCAGGCGGGACTTCTCCTCATTTTTATCCTAATTTTTACAGAGCATGGAGTTCTATTTATCGAAAAATATTTGCACATGCAGTCTATACGAGGTGAGCGTGTTTGAAACATAGAGTGGTCGTGACAGGCATGGGCGTAATGACTGCGCTCGGACAGGAACTGGATACGTTCTGGGACAGCCTGATGAAGGGTAAGTCCGGTGTCAGCCTAATTGATGCTTTTGATGTAAGTGAATATCCTACAAAGATTGCTGCTTCCATAAAGGATTTCAATCCAGAGGATTATATGGATCGCAAAGAAGCCCGTAAAATGGACCGTTTCGTACAACTTGCGGTTGCTGCAGGCTCAAAAGCAATGCAGGACAGCGGTGTGGAGATCGGAAAGAATACGGATGCTGAGCGAATCGGTGTTTCTATCGGTTCAGGGATCGGTGGTCTGGGTACTTGGGAAGATCAGCATAATATTTTGTTGGAAAAAGGCCCTAAACGGGTCAGCCCGTTCTT from Paenibacillus sp. CAA11 encodes:
- a CDS encoding beta-ketoacyl-ACP synthase III, which gives rise to MNLRPVGIIGTGKYVPEKVLTNADLEKIVETSDEWIVSRTGIRERHIAAPEEATSDLAYQAALKALDSAGLAPEDLELIIVATVTPDTFFPSTACILQDKLGAKKAAAFDLSAACSGFVYSLATANNFIGSGMYNNALVIGADTLSRITDYNDRNTCVLFGDGAGAVVLGPVPEGRGFKSFDLGAEGAGGNLLKLEAGGSRLPSSEDTVKEGKHYIYMNGREVFKFAVRVMGAATDEVLRKAGLAKEDIDLFVPHQANIRIIQSAMQRLNLPEEKCVINVDKYANTSAASIPLALVEAAEEGRIQEGDKVLLVGFGGGLTWGASTLVW
- the fabD gene encoding ACP S-malonyltransferase, with protein sequence MGKIAFIFPGQGSQAVGMGKDVYEAVPSARETFEGANRVLGFALTDLIFEGPEGDLKQTANTQPALLTTSYALYQALAAQGVQPDYVAGHSLGEYSALTAAGVLSFEEAVSVVRARGEFMEQAVPGGQGAMAAVLGGDRKALAALCAEITASGQLVELANINCPGQIVISGSKEGVDTAAQRIKEIGAKRAILLEVSGPFHSSLMKGAAEKLQEKLGQVQFRNADIPVIANVTARETQSAEEISQLLTLQVYSPVLWDDSVRSLISLGVDTFVEIGPGAVLTGLVKKIDKSVRTLNVNGLESLQQVVEELKA
- the fabG gene encoding 3-oxoacyl-[acyl-carrier-protein] reductase, encoding MSKPLSGKSALVTGASRGIGRSIALALAEAGANVAVNYAGNEEAAAKVVAEIEALGAKAFAIKAHVGDLKQFDAMVAGVVEAWGSIDVLVNNAGITRDNLIMRMKEEDFDQVIETNLKGVFNGIKAVTRPMMKQRSGRIINISSVVGVLGNAGQANYVAAKAGVIGLTKSSARELASRQITVNCVAPGFIETDMTNELPEDLRAKMLEDIPLSRLGQPEEVAKVVLFLASEDASYMTGQTLHVDGGMYM
- the acpP gene encoding acyl carrier protein, with amino-acid sequence MSDVLERVKRIVVDRLGADEAEVTLEASFKDDLGADSLDVVELVMELEDEFDLEISDEDAEKITTVGEVVNYIQSHT